The Pristiophorus japonicus isolate sPriJap1 chromosome 3, sPriJap1.hap1, whole genome shotgun sequence genome has a segment encoding these proteins:
- the LOC139256602 gene encoding C-X-C chemokine receptor type 2-like, giving the protein MVIHRFQFDDNDFGDIFENYTYSDNYFIDPDTAPCTPIVKESINTAIAVVYSLVCFLAVTGNMLVMVVILYNRRTISSTDIYLLHLTVADLLFAVTFPFWAVDAISGWVFGDAMCKIISMLQEVNFYSGILLLACISIDRYLAIVYSAQSHKQKRPFLIKLVCAVVWVLAIALSLPILYKGKYVYSGRIMCYEILDGESAETWRVATRFLRHSIGFLIPLAVMIFCYSVTIHRLRQTKGFQKQKAMKVIIAVVLAFLICWLPYNITVLIDTLMRSKLIDESCDMRNHIDIALFATQILGILHSCINPILYAFIGVKFRKNLVKILVKKGIIKQTIMSQFRKSVSSISESGLLSTSIYVAYDGDVRTSQ; this is encoded by the coding sequence ATGGTTATCCACAGGTTCCAATTTGATGATAATGACTTTGGTGATATTTTTGAAAACTACACATATTCTGATAACTACTTTATTGACCCAGACACGGCTCCCTGTACACCCATAGTAAAGGAGTCAATCAACACAGCAATTGCTGTTGTCTACAGCCTGGTGTGTTTCCTCGCTGTGACAGGGAACATGCTCGTGATGGTTGTCATACTTTACAATCGACGCACAATATCGTCCACAGACATCTACCTGCTTCACCTGACCGTAGCCGATCTGCTCTTTGCCGTGACCTTCCCCTTTTGGGCAGTGGATGCCATATCTGGGTGGGTGTTTGGTGATGCCATGTGTAAGATTATCAGCATGTTACAGGAAGTTAACTTTTACAGTGGCATTCTGTTGCTGGCTTGTATCAGTATCGACCGCTATCTGGCCATTGTCTACTCTGCACAGTCCCACAAGCAGAAAAGACCATTTCTAATCAAGCTGGTCTGTGCTGTTGTTTGGGTGCTGGCCATTGCTCTGTCTTTACCTATTCTGTACAAGGGCAAATACGTATATTCCGGCAGAATCATGTGTTATGAGATACTCGACGGTGAATCAGCTGAAACGTGGAGAGTAGCCACCAGGTTTTTGCGGCACTCTATTGGGTTCCTCATCCCGCTGGCTGTCATGATCTTCTGCTACAGCGTGACGATCCATAGACTGCGTCAAACAAAGGGATTCCAGAAACAGAAAGCCATGAAGGTCATCATAGCGGTGGTGCTGGCTTTTCTCATTTGTTGGCTGCCGTACAATATTACTGTGTTGATCGACACGCTGATGAGGAGCAAACTCATTGATGAGAGTTGTGACATGCGGAATCATATCGACATAGCTCTGTTTGCAACCCAAATTTTGGGAATCCTGCACAGCTGCATTAACCCAATCTTATACGCCTTCATTGGCGTGAAATTTAGGAAGAACCTGGTCAAAATCCTGGTTAAGAAAGGAATCATTAAGCAAACCATCATGTCACAGTTCAGGAAATCTGTATCCTCCATCTCTGAATCTGGACTTCTTTCAACCAGCATATACGTTGCTTATGATGGAGATGTTCGGACCAGTCAGTAA